Proteins encoded by one window of Silvibacterium dinghuense:
- a CDS encoding glycosyltransferase family 2 protein: MRLSVLVPTYRRPVDFERCLQGLDSQQRRPDEVIVVIRDIDEESREVLARWQNKPYLRVVEVRLGGQVTALNAGLSAVTGEIVMITDDDAIPHNDWCRRVEEHFIRDPMIGGIGGRDIVYATEGLLTGHCKVTGRVQPWGRVVGNHHLIAPAMTYVDILKGANMSYRMSAIRGLRFDTDLRGAGAQVGNDMAFSLAVASRGWRLLYDPAVQVNHYPSQRFDNDIRGVLNLEAVENVSFNRWWILQHHLKAGPRRSMAMLWESILGTNGHPGWLRGAIAIARRDQRTMQVWTAAHKGRRAAIARSAELRRKGTS, from the coding sequence GTGCGGCTGAGTGTTCTGGTCCCGACCTATCGGCGCCCCGTAGATTTCGAACGCTGCCTGCAAGGCCTCGACAGCCAGCAGCGCAGACCCGATGAAGTCATCGTGGTCATACGCGATATAGATGAGGAAAGCCGCGAGGTGCTCGCGCGTTGGCAGAACAAGCCATATTTACGTGTTGTCGAAGTGCGTCTTGGCGGCCAGGTGACAGCACTCAATGCGGGTCTGAGTGCTGTCACCGGCGAGATCGTGATGATCACAGACGACGACGCCATCCCACACAATGACTGGTGCCGGCGTGTCGAAGAGCATTTTATTCGTGATCCGATGATCGGAGGTATCGGTGGGCGAGATATAGTCTATGCTACGGAAGGTCTGCTCACCGGTCACTGTAAAGTAACTGGCCGTGTGCAGCCATGGGGCCGCGTAGTCGGCAATCATCATCTCATCGCACCAGCAATGACGTATGTCGATATCCTGAAGGGCGCCAATATGAGCTATCGGATGTCAGCAATCCGCGGTCTACGCTTCGACACTGACCTGCGCGGCGCGGGAGCACAGGTCGGCAACGATATGGCCTTTAGCCTGGCCGTGGCTTCCCGAGGGTGGCGTCTTCTTTATGATCCCGCAGTACAGGTAAACCATTATCCTTCTCAGCGCTTCGATAATGATATCCGAGGTGTTCTCAACCTCGAAGCAGTCGAAAATGTTTCGTTCAATCGATGGTGGATATTGCAGCATCATCTGAAAGCAGGACCGCGGCGGAGCATGGCAATGTTGTGGGAATCTATATTAGGAACCAATGGGCATCCCGGCTGGCTACGCGGAGCAATAGCCATAGCACGGCGCGATCAGCGCACAATGCAAGTATGGACCGCTGCGCACAAAGGCAGACGTGCCGCGATTGCACGTAGTGCGGAACTTCGCCGGAAGGGGACAAGCTAA
- a CDS encoding acyltransferase family protein, translating to MMSTTQPAMVEPNVPASVHPRIKAEKPHIHYFALDGLRGTAILAVFLFHFGGGNHKPTNLPIRIWLAIVHAGWMGVDLFFVLSGFLITGILYDTAHKKDRIKNFYARRALRIFPLFYGVLFGFLLLTPVLHLHWRPGHALYFLYLYNMVPLLAPKLASPGPSMVLNHFWSLSVEEQFYLLWPFVVWFIRDRRKLLWISAAVMVGALALRTAIILHGGTQLDVYALLPTRADSLIFGAAVALLVRGPNGQHLPVKPVALLCGLLSVLILLSGHVSGLRTQLISTVGYTTLGLFFACLVYWAQQGHVLVTRIFGTRWLRFFGRYSYGLYVYQGLLLEPLTHRVHTIQRFVHSDAVGGMLFLLIAMSVILAISIASYHFFEEPLLRLKRHFA from the coding sequence ATGATGTCGACGACCCAACCAGCAATGGTCGAGCCGAACGTGCCCGCATCTGTACATCCGAGAATCAAGGCGGAAAAGCCGCACATACACTACTTTGCGCTCGATGGATTGCGCGGGACGGCGATTCTGGCTGTATTCCTCTTTCATTTTGGTGGGGGAAATCACAAACCCACAAATCTGCCCATTCGTATCTGGCTGGCAATCGTGCATGCCGGCTGGATGGGAGTGGATCTTTTTTTTGTACTGTCCGGCTTCCTGATTACAGGCATTCTGTACGACACAGCACACAAGAAAGACCGCATCAAAAACTTCTACGCGCGCCGCGCTCTGCGCATCTTCCCACTTTTTTATGGCGTGCTGTTTGGTTTTCTCTTGCTGACCCCTGTGCTACACCTGCACTGGCGACCCGGGCATGCATTGTATTTTCTTTATCTCTACAACATGGTTCCGCTCCTTGCCCCTAAGCTGGCAAGTCCCGGACCATCGATGGTGCTGAATCATTTCTGGTCCCTGTCGGTAGAAGAACAGTTTTATCTTCTCTGGCCATTTGTGGTGTGGTTTATTCGCGATCGCCGCAAGCTGCTATGGATTTCTGCTGCCGTAATGGTCGGCGCATTGGCATTGCGAACCGCAATCATCCTGCACGGCGGCACACAACTGGATGTGTATGCCTTACTCCCCACTCGAGCCGACAGCCTGATCTTTGGCGCTGCAGTGGCATTGCTTGTACGTGGCCCCAATGGTCAGCATCTACCGGTCAAGCCTGTAGCGCTTCTCTGCGGATTGCTGAGCGTACTGATTCTCCTCAGCGGCCATGTTAGCGGCCTTCGCACTCAACTCATTTCCACGGTCGGCTACACCACGCTAGGTCTGTTCTTCGCCTGTCTTGTTTACTGGGCACAGCAGGGCCATGTATTGGTAACACGCATCTTTGGCACTCGCTGGCTTCGATTCTTCGGGCGATACAGCTATGGGCTATATGTCTACCAGGGTCTACTGCTCGAACCACTCACGCATCGAGTTCATACCATACAGCGATTCGTTCACTCAGATGCTGTAGGCGGTATGCTCTTCCTGCTCATAGCCATGAGCGTTATTTTGGCAATCTCTATAGCCAGTTATCACTTTTTTGAAGAACCCCTACTACGCTTAAAGAGACATTTTGCGTGA
- a CDS encoding tannase/feruloyl esterase family alpha/beta hydrolase, whose amino-acid sequence MPRRPLLFALLFTLPAIAFAQQSSSACSRLTSLSLSDARVTDASIVAAGVFLPAGDPPSPQDAAVYKSLPAFCRIQIASTPTSDSNIRIEVWLPLTRTAWNGKFRGQGNGGFAGSFYYSLMALSVSQGYATADTDTGHTGDSTDASWALHHPEKIADFGYRAVHLMTLRAKDVITAFYGQSPAHSYFASCSDGGREALMEAQRFPADYDGILAGAPAYLWTNLVTAGMKKAKAMLSEPSSYIPPAKVAIVASAVLKACDAKDGLKDGILNDPRACHFDPETLLCKGAKTDACLTRPQVENLRSLYAPTLDNAGNLIYPQTLPGGELGPGGWSTWIYGPKPGQSLGIAFGLHYFSNMVYEDPNWDWKTFELDKAINDAMSKTARDLNASDPDLRPFAARGGKLILYHGWNDPAISPLSTIQYYETVTKIDPTSSSYVRLFLVPGMQHCMNGPGPSSFGQFGWMPGSGPDDAAHNLYRALENWVDHGPAPETVIAEKIEPGANHKPAITMSRPLCAYPKQPHYSGKGNPNKAASFTCQLPH is encoded by the coding sequence ATGCCTCGCCGGCCGCTGCTCTTTGCACTTCTTTTCACTCTGCCCGCCATTGCCTTCGCTCAGCAATCGTCCTCTGCCTGCTCCCGCCTTACCAGTCTCTCGCTCAGCGACGCTCGTGTCACCGATGCCTCCATCGTCGCCGCCGGAGTCTTCCTGCCTGCGGGTGATCCGCCCTCACCGCAGGATGCAGCCGTTTACAAAAGCCTTCCCGCTTTCTGCCGCATTCAGATCGCATCCACGCCTACATCCGACTCCAACATCCGTATCGAGGTCTGGCTGCCGCTTACGCGCACCGCATGGAACGGCAAGTTTCGCGGCCAGGGCAACGGCGGCTTTGCCGGCTCTTTCTACTACAGCCTCATGGCGCTCTCCGTCTCGCAAGGATATGCCACCGCAGACACAGATACCGGCCACACCGGCGACAGCACGGACGCTTCCTGGGCGCTTCATCATCCTGAGAAGATTGCCGACTTCGGATACCGCGCCGTCCATCTCATGACCCTTCGCGCCAAGGATGTCATCACCGCTTTCTACGGACAATCGCCTGCGCATTCTTACTTCGCATCCTGTTCCGATGGCGGGCGTGAAGCTCTCATGGAAGCTCAGCGCTTCCCTGCCGACTATGACGGCATCCTCGCCGGCGCGCCGGCCTATCTCTGGACAAACCTTGTCACCGCCGGCATGAAGAAGGCCAAGGCGATGCTCTCCGAGCCATCCAGCTATATTCCGCCCGCGAAGGTTGCCATCGTTGCCTCTGCCGTTCTCAAGGCATGCGATGCAAAAGACGGCCTGAAGGACGGTATCCTCAATGACCCGCGCGCCTGCCATTTCGATCCGGAGACGCTCCTCTGCAAAGGCGCAAAAACGGATGCCTGCCTTACGCGACCCCAGGTCGAGAACCTCAGATCTCTCTATGCGCCCACCTTGGACAATGCCGGGAACCTCATCTACCCGCAGACACTCCCCGGCGGCGAACTCGGTCCTGGCGGATGGTCAACCTGGATCTACGGTCCAAAGCCCGGACAGAGCCTGGGGATTGCTTTCGGCCTGCACTATTTCTCCAACATGGTCTACGAAGACCCCAATTGGGACTGGAAAACCTTCGAGCTCGACAAGGCGATCAACGATGCCATGTCGAAGACCGCTCGCGATCTCAACGCATCGGATCCCGATCTCCGCCCCTTCGCGGCACGCGGCGGGAAACTCATCCTCTATCACGGATGGAATGATCCGGCCATCTCTCCACTCAGCACCATTCAGTACTACGAGACTGTCACGAAGATCGATCCGACCTCATCCTCCTATGTCCGGCTCTTTCTCGTCCCTGGTATGCAGCACTGCATGAACGGCCCCGGCCCCAGCAGCTTTGGCCAGTTTGGATGGATGCCTGGCTCAGGACCGGACGACGCGGCCCACAATCTCTATCGCGCACTCGAAAACTGGGTGGATCATGGCCCGGCACCGGAGACAGTGATTGCCGAAAAAATCGAACCTGGCGCGAACCATAAGCCGGCTATTACGATGAGCCGCCCGCTCTGCGCTTATCCTAAGCAGCCTCACTATAGCGGCAAGGGGAACCCGAATAAAGCCGCCAGCTTCACTTGCCAGCTTCCACACTGA
- a CDS encoding MBL fold metallo-hydrolase — MIFETFPVGPLQCNCSIVGDETTREAMVIDPGENIPTILARLAHHGLTLKQIVVTHGHIDHVGGALKLKRATGAPVLMNQRDMEQLALMGEQAAWLGVETPEVAEPDVSAEDGMVVGIANHAAQVIATPGHTQGSICLHFVPEHLLIAGDTLFAGSIGRTDLPGGNPRQILTSIHDRLLTLPGETKVIAGHGAPTTIERETKGNPFLR; from the coding sequence ATGATTTTCGAGACCTTTCCGGTGGGACCGCTGCAATGCAACTGCTCAATCGTGGGTGATGAGACGACGCGCGAAGCGATGGTCATCGACCCGGGAGAAAATATCCCGACTATTCTTGCCCGGCTGGCGCATCACGGGTTGACTCTGAAGCAAATCGTAGTGACACATGGGCATATCGATCATGTGGGGGGTGCGTTGAAGCTGAAGCGGGCGACGGGAGCGCCTGTGCTGATGAATCAGCGGGACATGGAGCAACTGGCGCTCATGGGCGAGCAGGCGGCATGGCTGGGTGTTGAGACGCCAGAGGTCGCTGAGCCGGATGTAAGCGCGGAAGATGGGATGGTGGTGGGCATCGCGAATCATGCCGCCCAGGTCATCGCGACCCCGGGCCACACGCAGGGCTCGATTTGCCTGCACTTTGTGCCCGAGCATTTGTTGATTGCCGGAGATACGTTATTTGCAGGATCGATCGGACGCACGGACCTGCCGGGCGGGAATCCGCGGCAGATTCTTACGTCCATTCATGATCGTCTGCTGACCCTGCCGGGCGAGACAAAGGTGATCGCAGGACATGGCGCACCGACAACGATCGAACGCGAAACGAAGGGAAATCCGTTTCTCCGCTGA
- a CDS encoding oligosaccharide flippase family protein, translated as MANEQTGSLRRRLFSGKSGASSVSFVFIANILIQGGNFLCGIVTARAIGPTGRGELAAMIMWPQFFAYALTLGIPVASIYKIREEPEKKGMVAGATLLSSVLLGIVAIGVGLLLLPYALHTYQHHVVHTAEWLLLVAPQALLGLTLTVLARSTESFKTYSLFTGAQPVLILLCLLVEWAFGVLTPTNAAIAYLMANVPVMIINIFWVWRTFRPEWPRDPRLLRDLLSYGLRAWGSDILGTIANQVDRLLIVGMVNPKSMGLYVVAQSVSNVLLVIPNAVTTVLLPKVAARSTEEIVAFTGRAVRVTAALMAAASLTLILLGPSILHFAYSERFDGAAPILRLLLVESVIDGVTSTLGQAFLAASSPGTVAMLQGCGLLTAVPLLLLMVPRWGIMGAAIAFALSTLARFTFVYFSFQRRLGVKPPSLLLRREDLRALRRGRSRNPAPEIASSL; from the coding sequence TTGGCGAATGAGCAGACAGGCAGCCTGCGTCGGCGGCTGTTCTCCGGCAAGAGCGGAGCATCTTCCGTTTCTTTTGTCTTTATTGCCAACATTCTGATTCAGGGCGGCAATTTCCTTTGCGGCATCGTAACTGCGCGTGCTATCGGACCTACCGGCCGCGGTGAGTTGGCCGCGATGATTATGTGGCCGCAGTTTTTCGCCTATGCCCTCACGTTGGGCATCCCTGTGGCATCGATCTACAAAATCAGGGAAGAACCCGAGAAGAAAGGCATGGTCGCAGGAGCCACGCTCTTATCCAGCGTTCTTCTGGGCATCGTGGCGATCGGCGTGGGGCTACTCCTTTTACCTTATGCGCTGCATACATACCAGCATCACGTCGTTCATACTGCAGAGTGGCTACTGCTTGTCGCACCTCAGGCTCTTCTTGGCCTGACGCTTACTGTCCTCGCGAGATCTACGGAATCCTTTAAGACGTACAGTCTTTTCACCGGCGCACAACCGGTGCTCATCCTTCTATGCCTGCTGGTCGAGTGGGCATTCGGCGTGCTGACGCCGACCAATGCCGCCATAGCTTACCTGATGGCGAATGTACCCGTCATGATCATCAACATTTTCTGGGTGTGGCGCACTTTCCGCCCGGAATGGCCACGCGATCCACGCCTGCTGCGTGACCTTCTAAGCTACGGTTTGCGTGCGTGGGGCTCCGATATCCTGGGCACCATTGCCAATCAGGTAGACCGCCTGCTGATCGTAGGCATGGTGAACCCTAAATCGATGGGCCTGTATGTTGTCGCGCAAAGCGTTTCCAATGTGCTGCTGGTAATTCCGAATGCTGTCACCACAGTATTGCTGCCCAAGGTTGCTGCACGCTCCACAGAAGAGATCGTGGCCTTTACCGGGCGCGCAGTACGCGTCACAGCCGCTCTCATGGCCGCCGCATCGCTAACGCTGATTCTGTTAGGACCGTCCATTCTTCACTTCGCATACAGCGAACGCTTCGACGGAGCAGCTCCGATCCTCCGGCTGCTGCTGGTGGAGTCAGTCATCGATGGCGTGACCAGCACCTTGGGGCAGGCTTTCCTGGCGGCATCCAGTCCCGGCACTGTCGCCATGCTTCAGGGATGTGGCTTGTTGACTGCGGTTCCACTGTTGTTGCTGATGGTCCCTCGCTGGGGAATCATGGGCGCTGCGATCGCCTTCGCACTCTCGACTCTGGCGCGATTCACATTCGTATATTTCAGTTTCCAACGCCGACTTGGTGTAAAACCGCCGTCTTTGCTGTTACGTCGTGAGGATCTTCGCGCACTGCGCCGAGGACGTTCGCGCAACCCTGCGCCTGAGATAGCCAGCAGCCTTTAA
- a CDS encoding glycosyltransferase family 4 protein, whose protein sequence is MIPPTTPVTDATVFLASTAAPLRLAIVANRFEKNDGQGRVNYEVARAALESGVKLTLVTAHCAEEIASHPNATVVKVGRENWPTRLAKNLGFASDSAAWLRKHRTEFDLVQANGFITWEPCDIVAAHFVHTSWMRSPYYPFRNWLKPYELYQRTYSQLNSIWEKGAFRSARHIIAVSEIVAADVAALGVPPSQIEVIYNGVDTDEFRPGASARASFGLPEGVPMLLFVGDIRTPRKNLGTILRALQNLPDVHLAVAGTVNGSPAPAQARSLGIADRVHFLGKTSRTPALMRSVDLFCFPSRYEAHPLVVLEAMASALPIVISRNVGSVKSFGETFAVLDNPDDHEALAAILNSLLASPERRAFMSQASRERALTVNWSETVAAYLRTYERLRPKTSATSSNI, encoded by the coding sequence GTGATTCCTCCGACGACCCCAGTTACCGACGCAACCGTTTTCCTTGCCAGTACCGCTGCTCCGCTGCGGCTGGCGATTGTGGCCAATCGTTTCGAAAAAAATGACGGACAAGGCCGAGTCAACTATGAAGTAGCTCGTGCAGCATTAGAGAGCGGGGTTAAACTGACTCTCGTAACGGCACACTGCGCGGAGGAAATCGCCTCTCATCCAAACGCAACTGTAGTAAAAGTGGGCCGTGAAAACTGGCCAACAAGATTAGCTAAGAATCTTGGTTTTGCATCTGACAGCGCGGCATGGCTGCGTAAGCATCGCACCGAATTCGATCTTGTGCAGGCAAATGGTTTCATTACTTGGGAGCCCTGCGATATCGTCGCTGCGCACTTTGTGCATACTTCGTGGATGAGAAGCCCATACTATCCTTTCCGTAACTGGCTAAAGCCTTACGAGCTATATCAGCGCACATATTCACAGCTGAACTCAATCTGGGAGAAGGGCGCTTTCCGTTCAGCACGCCATATCATCGCGGTTTCTGAAATTGTAGCCGCGGATGTTGCAGCTCTTGGTGTGCCCCCTAGCCAGATTGAAGTGATATACAACGGCGTGGATACAGACGAATTTCGACCTGGTGCTTCCGCGCGCGCCTCTTTCGGATTACCGGAAGGCGTCCCCATGCTGCTCTTCGTCGGAGACATCCGCACACCTCGCAAAAACCTCGGCACTATACTGCGTGCACTACAGAATCTACCCGATGTGCATCTGGCAGTAGCAGGTACTGTCAACGGCAGCCCTGCTCCGGCACAGGCCCGCTCACTCGGCATCGCAGATCGCGTACACTTTTTAGGTAAGACATCGCGTACCCCTGCCCTCATGCGTTCAGTAGATCTCTTCTGCTTTCCCTCGCGCTACGAGGCACATCCTCTCGTGGTGCTCGAGGCAATGGCCAGCGCTCTCCCCATCGTCATTTCGAGAAATGTCGGATCGGTGAAGAGCTTCGGCGAAACCTTCGCTGTACTGGACAATCCCGATGATCATGAGGCTCTAGCTGCGATCCTGAATAGCCTGCTGGCGTCGCCGGAGCGTCGAGCTTTCATGAGCCAAGCCTCACGTGAACGAGCTCTGACAGTAAATTGGTCAGAAACCGTTGCGGCCTATCTCAGGACCTATGAGCGGCTCCGGCCAAAGACATCCGCCACCTCGTCCAACATTTAA
- a CDS encoding acyltransferase family protein has product MSARSNRIAWIDIARGIGIILVVYGHVLRGLVGAHLLTTANPVWASDYTIYTFHMPLFFLLAGLQVDRSLSKGPQAFLRSKIITIAYPYLLWSLFQGGLQLLMPGLLNTPRSPWTLVTILWHPIAQFWFLYVLFLCHVIGFLTQARRTLLIPLLLISMGCALLAMHGVPGLFVLPATLAHCFVFYAAGILLSHALLNWRPSVGMAMFASALSEFGLGLFSHLGRGWSHSLSDIPPSWPSAIAGIALLICLSHLLDLLTRSLGSWFETLGRASLTIYIFHILAAAGIRVALKKAHLTAWPLQLAVGTIMGVGLPLLLHLWLERANLLAPLGLGVKRRSAPQSIPVI; this is encoded by the coding sequence ATGAGTGCCCGCAGCAATCGCATCGCCTGGATTGACATTGCCCGCGGAATAGGCATCATCCTGGTTGTCTACGGTCATGTGCTTCGGGGACTGGTGGGAGCGCATCTGCTTACGACAGCAAATCCGGTCTGGGCTTCCGACTATACGATTTACACCTTTCACATGCCGCTGTTCTTTCTGCTGGCAGGTTTGCAGGTGGATCGCTCTCTGAGCAAGGGACCGCAAGCGTTCTTACGTAGCAAGATTATTACCATCGCTTACCCTTATTTGCTTTGGTCGCTTTTCCAGGGTGGATTGCAGCTTCTGATGCCTGGCTTGTTGAATACGCCGCGCTCACCGTGGACGCTTGTAACGATCTTGTGGCATCCGATTGCGCAATTCTGGTTTCTTTATGTGTTATTTCTCTGCCATGTCATCGGATTCCTCACTCAGGCACGAAGGACGCTGCTTATCCCTCTGCTGCTGATCTCTATGGGCTGCGCGCTTCTTGCCATGCACGGTGTACCGGGTCTGTTTGTTCTGCCCGCTACGCTCGCACATTGCTTTGTCTTTTATGCCGCGGGTATTTTGCTTAGCCATGCCTTGTTAAACTGGCGGCCCTCTGTTGGCATGGCCATGTTTGCCTCTGCTCTTTCAGAATTCGGGCTGGGATTGTTTTCGCACCTGGGACGGGGTTGGTCGCATAGTCTCTCCGATATTCCCCCCTCCTGGCCCTCTGCCATCGCAGGCATCGCTTTGCTGATCTGCCTGAGCCATCTCCTGGATCTGCTGACACGCAGTCTGGGGAGTTGGTTTGAAACCCTCGGGCGTGCTTCGCTGACGATCTATATTTTTCACATCCTCGCCGCAGCTGGAATCCGAGTGGCTTTGAAGAAGGCTCACTTGACGGCTTGGCCACTACAGCTTGCGGTGGGAACGATCATGGGAGTAGGACTGCCCCTGCTTCTGCATCTATGGCTTGAGCGCGCTAATCTGCTGGCGCCATTAGGTTTGGGAGTCAAGCGACGTTCGGCGCCGCAGTCCATTCCTGTCATATAA
- a CDS encoding glycosyltransferase — protein sequence MIGEDVLKMKIAVVHDYFTQSGGAERVAEEIACIFPSAPVFAAVTLPERIPSRLKDRKFFTSWMQRLPFMRQLHRLYFAFYPLGVESLDLKDYDLIVSSSSGYGKGVHIRPGAVHVCYCHTPMRWAWEYGNYSARERHGQFIQALLKPAISMLRWWDFRAAQRPTYFLANSENVAEKIRAIYRRDAVVLHPPIDIHRFRPADEHEDYYLILARLVSYKRIDLAVEACTKLGRKLLVIGEGPDRKRLEEMAGPTIKFLGRLPDADVERYASRCRALIFPGEEDFGMAPLEIASAGRPTIAYRAGGALETIVEGVTGVFFDTQDAASVMDAIVHFEELNWDSEVLRKHASKFGVEAFQEELLRFLAQVGMPYEQSRANETTAMPQLTRAVS from the coding sequence ATGATTGGCGAGGATGTTCTTAAAATGAAAATTGCAGTTGTTCACGATTACTTCACGCAGTCAGGTGGCGCAGAGCGCGTTGCGGAAGAGATCGCTTGTATCTTTCCATCGGCGCCAGTATTTGCTGCTGTGACCTTGCCGGAGCGGATTCCATCACGGCTGAAGGATAGAAAGTTTTTTACCTCGTGGATGCAGCGTCTGCCGTTTATGCGGCAGCTTCATCGCCTGTACTTTGCGTTTTATCCGCTGGGTGTGGAGTCGTTGGACCTCAAGGACTACGACCTGATCGTTTCGAGCTCTTCAGGTTACGGAAAAGGCGTTCATATCCGCCCAGGCGCGGTGCACGTCTGCTATTGCCATACCCCGATGCGCTGGGCTTGGGAATATGGCAACTATTCTGCACGGGAACGCCACGGTCAATTCATTCAAGCCCTGCTCAAGCCTGCCATTTCCATGCTGCGCTGGTGGGATTTTCGCGCGGCGCAGAGGCCGACTTATTTTCTGGCCAATTCAGAGAACGTTGCAGAGAAGATTCGGGCGATTTATCGCCGCGATGCAGTTGTACTGCATCCGCCTATCGATATTCATCGCTTTCGCCCGGCAGATGAGCATGAGGACTACTACCTCATCCTGGCGCGGTTGGTTTCTTATAAGCGCATCGATCTTGCCGTAGAGGCTTGTACAAAGCTTGGTCGAAAGCTTCTGGTGATTGGCGAAGGACCGGATCGCAAACGCCTGGAGGAGATGGCTGGACCAACCATCAAGTTTCTAGGACGGCTCCCGGATGCCGATGTGGAGCGCTATGCTTCCCGCTGCCGGGCGCTGATCTTCCCTGGAGAAGAAGATTTCGGCATGGCTCCCTTGGAGATTGCATCGGCGGGCAGGCCGACGATCGCGTATCGCGCAGGCGGCGCGCTGGAAACGATCGTCGAAGGTGTGACCGGCGTCTTTTTCGATACGCAGGATGCAGCATCCGTAATGGATGCCATCGTGCACTTTGAAGAGCTGAACTGGGACTCCGAAGTGTTGCGAAAGCATGCCAGTAAATTTGGAGTGGAAGCCTTCCAGGAAGAACTGCTCCGGTTTCTGGCCCAGGTCGGCATGCCGTACGAGCAGTCGAGAGCCAATGAGACGACGGCTATGCCGCAGCTGACTCGTGCGGTCTCATAG
- a CDS encoding acyltransferase family protein: MIGSSPDSLSSEHIVLSASSELPIPAPLPKKGELTAHRGALPALTGIRFFAAMYVVFYHSHLPETLDQHHLHFGAMMIRNGLLAVPLFFILSGFILSYTYEGQVARPRGYRRFWEARFARIWPLYMVSLILSTIFNHTTPHSPLVALATVGMVQAWNPFDMKVAGSWNFVCWTLSTEAFFYLLFPPFQQWLERRRPWVLLSCLSLMIAIAVAGAIGSINYEDTRGLHGIPLALVHVPEFIIGVCAGNFFLRYRTRSPEKSAFPLRGALTYLACAASLCLLCQPTVGLARWTALSFAMLLYGLAAERTMLQQLLSTRTLLIGGQISFGIYLLQWPCKAAMNQLDDLLHWNSMPLRFVLDCIVLILLSTAGFYLVEEPARRLIRSLFARTQGEPGRSRA, encoded by the coding sequence ATGATCGGTTCTTCTCCCGACTCGCTATCCAGCGAGCATATTGTTTTGTCTGCTAGTTCGGAACTGCCGATTCCTGCACCACTGCCGAAGAAGGGAGAACTGACAGCGCATCGTGGCGCCCTTCCAGCTCTTACCGGCATTCGCTTCTTCGCGGCAATGTATGTTGTTTTTTACCACTCTCATCTGCCCGAAACCTTGGACCAGCATCATCTTCATTTCGGCGCGATGATGATCCGCAATGGCCTGTTGGCCGTGCCACTGTTTTTTATTCTTTCTGGTTTTATCCTCAGTTACACCTATGAAGGGCAGGTCGCGCGGCCGCGCGGGTACAGGCGATTCTGGGAGGCACGCTTTGCACGTATCTGGCCCCTCTACATGGTGTCCCTGATACTGAGCACGATCTTTAATCACACGACGCCACACTCGCCGCTGGTTGCGTTAGCGACGGTGGGAATGGTGCAGGCCTGGAACCCGTTCGACATGAAGGTTGCGGGTAGTTGGAATTTTGTCTGCTGGACACTCTCTACTGAGGCGTTCTTCTATCTGCTTTTCCCGCCGTTTCAGCAATGGTTGGAGCGGCGCCGACCGTGGGTCCTGCTGTCGTGTCTCTCTCTAATGATCGCCATTGCGGTCGCCGGAGCTATCGGGAGCATCAATTATGAAGACACCCGCGGATTGCATGGCATCCCACTGGCTCTGGTACATGTTCCTGAATTCATCATCGGTGTGTGTGCCGGGAATTTTTTTCTGCGCTATCGCACGCGAAGCCCCGAAAAATCAGCGTTTCCTCTGCGCGGCGCACTGACCTATCTGGCCTGTGCGGCTTCTCTATGCCTGCTTTGTCAGCCTACGGTCGGGCTGGCTCGATGGACTGCTCTGAGCTTTGCGATGTTGCTTTACGGCCTGGCCGCAGAACGCACGATGCTGCAGCAATTGCTCTCGACTCGAACATTATTGATTGGAGGGCAGATCAGTTTTGGCATCTATCTTTTGCAATGGCCCTGCAAGGCAGCAATGAATCAACTGGATGATCTGCTTCATTGGAACTCTATGCCGCTCCGTTTCGTCCTGGATTGCATCGTGCTCATTCTTCTCTCAACAGCGGGTTTCTATCTCGTGGAAGAGCCGGCTAGGCGTCTGATCCGCTCGCTCTTTGCACGTACTCAGGGTGAGCCTGGTAGGAGCCGCGCATGA